One region of Armigeres subalbatus isolate Guangzhou_Male chromosome 3, GZ_Asu_2, whole genome shotgun sequence genomic DNA includes:
- the LOC134225579 gene encoding uncharacterized protein LOC134225579, which produces MYDYDILIEKCEDFQNGRQKFRQMFDNVIETVLCMQMLMSEMDTNYNKILQLLKSQPKKDSSPSPQKRRKAQSFDSPSSTMMIVRQEVTPRNRSDPEVSASILDQNIELPDTEDSFFALTQSPTVRDPLSPVKRQDENAAVTAPNKNSVKAELFPNKDESKTEVRDKKKKKSILSLSRFSSSFETSPETSKQAEMLPMRQKTTPKHNMSRLEQENVAPPLAKWTAKKPAPGTIGKSDSMLRKTPTSSFKKDESLLNRTRMRQTKLKFPDSLNKSLADDDETYFEEFVVPSPTSVTTLSGSRFSKSAKKKEQSTFVAPPVAKTNTTDDEDFDIDQTYFSEAEKDLTRPKQLVRPAVPTPRIKTEPTTQKTVSLFAPKPAVDTQSSDTSSVLFVKPPSQDIITIEESQPNKKDLFMDAIREETRKEDTARLSVLNVMGPSKRDVKKVELFPMKTDFKMFMKSSGPQAVSNERRCSNCTKQLQYLLNCGHTADFARTKLPQSCRECRLAQLHETPPGFWNPEFTPTQL; this is translated from the exons ATGTATGACTACGATATTTTAATCGAAAAATGTGAAGACTTTCAAAACGGCCGCCAAAAGTTCCGACAGATGTTCGACAATGTGATTGAAACCGTTCTCT GTATGCAAATGCTTATGTCCGAGATGGACAcaaattacaataaaattcTTCAATTGCTAAAATCGCAACCCAAGAAAGATTCATCTCCGTCGCCGCAAAAACGTCGCAAGGCGCAATCTTTCGATTCGCCGTCATCAACGATGATGATAGTCCGGCAGGAGGTGACACCACGTAACCGTAGTGACCCTGAGGTATCGGCATCTATTCTGGATCAAAATATAGAACTGCCCGATACTGAGGATTCGTTCTTTGCACTGACTCAGAGTCCCACCGTACGTGATCCATTGTCACCCGTTAAAAGGCAGGATGAGAATGCCGCAGTAACAGCGCCTAACAAAAACTCGGTTAAGGCAGAACTATTTCCCAATAAGGATGAGAGTAAGACAGAGGTCAgggataaaaagaagaaaaaaagtattcTATCGTTAAGTCGATTCTCAAGCAGCTTTGAAACATCCCCAGAGACGAGTAAACAGGCAGAGATGCTTCCGATGCGACAAAAAACCACTCCAAAGCATAACATGAGTAGGTTGGAGCAAGAAAACGTAGCTCCACCACTGGCAAAATGGACAGCGAAGAAACCCGCTCCGGGAACTATCGGAAAGAGTGATTCCATGTTGCGAAAAACACCGACCAGCAGTTTCAAGAAAGATGAGTCGCTACTCAATCGGACCCGCATGAGACAAACGAAACTAAAATTTCCGGATTCTTTGAACAAGTCGTTGGCTGATGATGATGAGACCTATTTTGAGGAATTTGTAGTGCCGAGTCCAACCTCCGTAACGACCCTCAGCGGTTCGCGGTTTTCAAAAAGTGCCAAGAAAAAAGAACAATCAACATTTGTCGCTCCTCCGGTAGCGAAGACGAACACAACTGACGACGAGGACTTTGACATCGATCAAACCTATTTCTCGGAAGCGGAAAAGGATCTGACTCGACCGAAACAGTTGGTTCGACCTGCGGTCCCTACACCTCGCATCAAAACCGAACCCACGACTCAGAAAACGGTATCGCTTTTTGCCCCAAAGCCGGCAGTGGACACGCAGAGTTCCGACACAAGTAGTGTGCTATTCGTCAAACCGCCCTCACAGGACATCATCACGATCGAAGAGTCTCAGCCGAACAAAAAGGATTTGTTCATGGATGCCATTAGGGAGGAAACCCGCAAAGAGGACACTGCCCGTCTTTCGGTACTCAATGTTATGGGGCCATCAAAGCGTGATGTCAAAAAGGTAGAACTCTTCCCCATGAAGactgattttaaaatgtttatgaaGTCCTCGGGGCCTCAGGCAGTGTCAAATGAGCGTCGCTGTTCGAACTGTACGAAACAGTTACAGTATTTGCTAAACTGTGGTCATACGGCGGATTTTGCTCGCACAAAGCTACCTCAAAGTTGCCGCGAGTGTCGACTGGCGCAACTGCACGAAACTCCTCCCGGATTCTGGAATCCAGAGTTCACCCCGACCCAATTATGA